From a single Sander vitreus isolate 19-12246 chromosome 2, sanVit1, whole genome shotgun sequence genomic region:
- the gprin3b gene encoding uncharacterized protein gprin3b: protein MGTNPKRTVTVQMVPQLAVVDTLGNKEPNANWAKEPNLKLSHVCPKPTVTSPDHKQDNSSLTASPANTTQKTASKGGEPVSSTVSDKPVPTNDNQTKSEFVTGGDQLMQDQSLTGQGVGDAGGDQRDSNANMKMLSLADEKDICKADVLSALSASKVDMQTNDCRIKGPSGAEEKCAKLTSSAKAAAQKDSNKNVSPNNKNLNACEKRHTTSEPQHDNKGSILSPKNKDTAEPEKSQEPDHVRSCSQSSVSLQEIPKPNQSKETTAAPLSSTTPLSKSKDAEAESTNKTSSSTLPEKDLPPVKKPTVSSDKHQPVSSQKDPSTLPQATQNMPADGQVSEEASKTDTAVHEGQQHCNLYKEASTMTLSPSSTPVRQCHDMEVQAVANMCSKAVATSPSLLPFAMPRRLSDGAVPREATQSLAVVYQEDGGVALHQMSMSSLSASTDPRSERLTVEVEMCPNQNAGVVSHSEILSQQQDIRLGAKPKEPRSALCNTQPVYQINIEHSNPKEPEKTGDFQIKTGVQKSSAKTAPAEAPSLKSVTAPETAGATKSGYVDSKNAALSKVAVTTGPSKALPTTTATNTTSKPAVTKKKAESPKQKAKGGGKAQKKEKKSGKQKIEPERKDKEDDQKQKEKGVHDVVWDEQGMTWEVYGASVDPESLGFAIQSHLQCKIKEQERKLIVQTSFRKSVSGVDSPRHGKKNKRRQQNIFRSLLQNVRRPNCCMRPPPSSVLE, encoded by the coding sequence ATGGGAACTAACCCAAAAAGAACAGTGACCGTCCAGATGGTGCCTCAGCTGGCTGTGGTGGACACTCTGGGCAATAAGGAGCCTAATGCCAACTGGGCTAAAGAGCCCAACCTCAAACTCTCTCATGTCTGCCCAAAACCCACCGTCACATCTCCTGACCACAAACAGGATAACTCATCTCTGACTGCTTCTCCCGCTAACACCACCCAAAAAACAGCTTCCAAGGGGGGTGAACCAGTTAGCAGCACTGTGTCAGACAAACCAGTACCAACTAATGATAACCAGACAAAGTCTGAGTTTGTGACAGGTGGAGACCAACTGATGCAAGACCAGTCTCTGACAGGCCAAGGTGTGGGTGATGCAGGAGGTGACCAGAGGGATTCTAACGCTAATATGAAAATGTTAAGCCTGGCTGATGAAAAGGATATCTGTAAGGCCGATGTGTTGTCTGCTCTTTCAGCGTCAAAGGTCGACATGCAGACCAATGACTGCAGAATAAAGGGGCCAAGTGGAGCAGAGGAGAAGTGTGCAAAGCTGACATCCTCAGCCAAAGCCGCAGCACAAAAGGACagtaataaaaatgtttctcCAAATAATAAAAATCTTAATGCCTGTGAAAAAAGGCATACGACATCTGAACCACAACACGATAATAAAGGGAGTATTTTATCTCCCAAAAACAAGGACACAGCTGAACCAGAGAAATCTCAAGAGCCTGATCATGTACGTAGCTGCTCACAAAGCTCTGTGAGTCTGCAAGAGATTCCCAAACCTAATCAAAGCAAGGAAactactgcagctcctcttaGCAGCACTACACCTCTGTCTAAGAGCAAAGATGCAGAGGCCGAGTCTACAAATAAGACTTCAAGTTCAACGCTTCCAGAAAAGGATTTGCCACCAGTAAAGAAACCTACAGTCTCCTCAGATAAACATCAGCCAGTGTCTTCACAGAAGGACCCCTCCACTCTGCCTCAGGCTACACAAAACATGCCGGCAGATGGGCAGGTGTCTGAGGAAGCCAGCAAGACTGACACAGCTGTCCATGAAGGGCAGCAGCACTGCAACCTGTACAAGGAGGCTTCAACAATGACCTTATCCCCGTCATCCACTCCAGTCAGGCAGTGTCATGATATGGAGGTTCAGGCGGTAGCGAACATGTGCAGTAAGGCTGTGGCCACAAGTCCGAGCCTGCTGCCTTTCGCCATGCCTCGCAGGCTGAGCGATGGTGCAGTCCCCAGGGAGGCCACGCAGAGCCTAGCGGTAGTCTACCAGGAGGACGGGGGTGTGGCACTACATCAGATGAGCATGAGTTCTCTATCCGCCTCTACTGATCCGAGGTCAGAGAGACTCACTGTTGAGGTGGAGATGTGCCCCAACCAAAATGCTGGCGTGGTTTCCCACTCAGAAATATTGTCCCAGCAGCAAGACATAAGGCTTGGAGCAAAGCCTAAAGAACCCAGGTCAGCTCTGTGCAATACGCAGCCAGTTTATCAAATCAACATTGAACACAGCAACCCCAAGGAGCCAGAAAAGACAGGCGACTTCCAGATTAAAACCGGAGTTCAGAAATCTTCAGCCAAAACAGCCCCTGCTGAAGCTCCCTCTCTCAAATCAGTAACAGCCCCAGAGACAGCCGGTGCTACCAAGTCTGGATATGTTGACAGTAAAAATGCTGCGCTGTCTAAGGTTGCTGTTACAACCGGGCCCAGCAAGGCCCtgccaacaacaacagcaacaaacacCACATCAAAGCCAGCTGTAACtaaaaaaaaggctgaaagTCCAAAACAAAAGGCTAAAGGTGGGGGTAAAGCCcagaagaaggagaaaaagtCAGGCAAACAGAAGATAGAACCGGAGAGAAAGGATAAAGAGGACGACCAGAAGCAGAAAGAAAAGGGCGTCCATGATGTCGTCTGGGATGAACAAGGGATGACTTGGGAGGTCTACGGTGCTTCTGTGGACCCAGAATCCCTTGGTTTTGCAATTCAGAGCCACTTGCAGTGCAAAATCAAGGAGCAAGAGAGGAAACTGATTGTCCAGACCTCTTTCCGAAAGTCAGTCTCTGGTGTCGACTCTCCGCGACATGGCAAGAAGAACAAAAGGAGGCAGCAGAACATTTTCAGgtcattgctgcaaaatgtcaGACGGCCCAACTGCTGCATGCGTCCACCTCCCTCCTCCGTCCTCGAGTAG